One Felis catus isolate Fca126 chromosome D1, F.catus_Fca126_mat1.0, whole genome shotgun sequence DNA segment encodes these proteins:
- the LOC101097839 gene encoding olfactory receptor-like protein OLF2 encodes MMLIVVPFPSFTTRDSQISAMAGENCSVMTDFILLGLTGRKDVQQGLFVFFLLVYAITMIANLGMILLIKLDSRLHTPMYYFLSNLSFCDVCYSSTVSPKMLAGFLSEQKKIPYNSCAIQLYFFGAFADVECLMLAVMAYDRYAAICNPLLYTMAMSRRICIQLVALAYIVGFVDSAIHTGCTFRLAFCNSNIINHFFCDIPPLLSLSSSDTSINEIVMFTFIGCVVGCSVITVLLSYTYIIMTILRMNSAEGRRKAFSTCASHLTAVAIFHGTLLFMYFRPSSSYSMDTDKMASVFYTVVIPMLNPLIYSLRNKDVKGALKKIIST; translated from the coding sequence ATGATGTTAATCGTggttccatttccttctttcacaACCAGGGATTCCCAGATCTCAGCGATGGCTGGTGAGAACTGCTCTGTGATGACGGACTTCATACTCCTAGGACTTACTGGAAGAAAAGATGTGCAGCAGGGGCTCTTTGTGTTCTTTCTGCTGGTTTATGCCATAACCATGATTGCCAATCTGGGGATGATCCTGCTGATCAAACTGGACTCCAGGCTCCACACACCCATGTATTATTTCCTGAGCAACCTGTCTTTCTGTGATGTCTGCTACTCCTCCACTGTGTCTCCCAAGATGCTGGCTGGCTTCTTATCTGAGCAAAAGAAGATTCCATACAACTCGTGTGCAATTCAGCTGTATTTTTTCGGGGCCTTCGCAGATGTGGAGTGTCTCATGTTGGCTGTCATGGCTTACGACCGGTATGCAGCCATCTGTAATCCACTTCTGTATACAATGGCCATGTCCAGGAGAATCTGCATCCAGCTCGTGGCCCTTGCCTACATCGTGGGATTTGTGGATTCGGCAATCCACACCGGTTGCACGTTTCGATTGGCATTCTGCAATTCCAATATCATCAATCACTTTTTCTGTGACATCCCACCCTTGCTGTCCCTCTCGTCTTCGGATACATCTATAAACGAGATAGTGATGTTCACTTTCATTGGTTGTGTGGTGGGGTGCAGCGTCATCACCGTCCTCCTCTCCTACACCTACATCATAATGACCATCCTCAGAATGAACTCAGCGGAAGGGAGACGCAAAGCCTTTTCTACATGTGCCTCCCACTTGACCGCAGTGGCCATATTTCACGGCACACTCCTGTTCATGTATTTCCGACCCAGCTCCAGTTACTCTATGGACACGGACAAAATGGCCTCTGTGTTCTACACGGTCGTCATCCCAATGTTAAACCCACTGATCTACAGCTTACGGAATAAGGATGTGAAAGGTGccctgaaaaaaataatcagtaCTTGA